The following proteins are co-located in the Triticum aestivum cultivar Chinese Spring chromosome 1A, IWGSC CS RefSeq v2.1, whole genome shotgun sequence genome:
- the LOC123186878 gene encoding receptor-like cytoplasmic kinase 176 isoform X2, with amino-acid sequence MGNCWGAKISSDSSSSSPSGTNSKYASRNGAALSSSSSYASAASVPRSEGEILESANVKAFSFNELRTATRNFRPDSVLGEGGFGSVFKGWIDEKTLTPTKPGTGMVIAVKKLNQESYQGHREWLAEVNYLGQLSHPNLVKLVGYCVEDEQRLLVYEFMPRGSLENHLFRRSTHFQPLSWNLRMKIAHGAAKGLAFLHSDKAKVIYRDFKTSNILLDANYDAKLSDFGLAKDGPTGDKSHVSTRVMGTYGYAAPEYLATGHLTTKSDVYSFGVVLLEMLSGRRAVDKNRPTGEHNLVEWARPYLTSKRRIFRVLDPRLGGQYSLAKAQKAASLALQCLSVDSRNRPSMEQVVVALEQLHDAKEGGNSPRPQLQRKPSSNRSLTGSRPSSTKGNNNRPASSRPV; translated from the exons ATGGGGAACTGCTGGGGCGCCAAGATCAGCTCCgacagctcctcctcctccccttcag GGACAAATTCCAAGTATGCTAGTAGGAATGGGGCGGCCTTGAGCAGCTCCAGCAGCTATGCCTCCGCGGCGTCAGTGCCACGGAGCGAGGGTGAGATTCTGGAGTCAGCGAATGTCAAGGCCTTCTCTTTCAATGAGCTGAGGACCGCCACGAGAAACTTCCGGCCAGACAGTGTGCTAGGCGAGGGAGGGTTCGGGTCAGTCTTCAAGGGGTGGATCGATGAGAAGACCCTCACCCCAACCAAGCCTGGCACCGGGATGGTCATTGCTGTGAAGAAGCTTAATCAGGAAAGCTATCAGGGCCATAGGGAATGGCTG GCTGAAGTGAATTACCTTGGACAACTATCGCACCCGAATCTTGTAAAGCTCGTTGGGTACTGTGTTGAAGACGAACAGCGGCTTCTCGTCTACGAGTTCATGCCTCGTGGGAGTTTGGAGAATCATCTCTTTAGGA GGAGTACACATTTCCAGCCGCTCTCCTGGAACCTTCGGATGAAAATTGCCCATGGAGCAGCTAAGGGGCTCGCGTTTCTCCACAGTGACAAGGCCAAAGTCATCTACCGTGATTTCAAAACCTCAAATATCCTCCTAGATGCG AACTACGACGCAAAGCTCTCAGATTTTGGCCTGGCGAAGGACGGACCGACCGGTGACAAGAGCCATGTGTCCACAAGGGTGATGGGGACATATGGGTATGCTGCACCAGAATACCTTGCAACAG GCCACCTGACCACGAAgagcgacgtgtacagcttcggcgtgGTCCTCCTGGAGATGCTGtcggggcggcgcgcggtggaCAAGAACCGGCCGACCGGCGAGCACAACCTGGTGGAGTGGGCGCGGCCGTACCTGACGAGCAAGCGGCGCATCTTCCGCGTGCTGGACCCCCGTCTGGGCGGGCAGTACTCCCTCGCCAAGGCCCAGAAGGCGGCGTCGCTGGCGCTGCAGTGCCTCTCGGTGGACTCGAGGAACAGGCCGAGCATGGAGCAGGTCGTCGTGGCGTTGGAGCAGCTCCACGACGCCAAGGAGGGAGGTAACAGCCCTCGCCCGCAGCTGCAGAGGAAGCCGAGCAGCAACCGGAGCCTGACCGGCTCGAGACCATCGTCGACCAAGGGGAACAACAACAGGCCCGCTTCGTCGAGACCGGTTtga
- the LOC123186878 gene encoding receptor-like cytoplasmic kinase 176 isoform X1 encodes MGNCWGAKISSDSSSSSPSGTNSKYASRNGAALSSSSSYASAASVPRSEGEILESANVKAFSFNELRTATRNFRPDSVLGEGGFGSVFKGWIDEKTLTPTKPGTGMVIAVKKLNQESYQGHREWLAEVNYLGQLSHPNLVKLVGYCVEDEQRLLVYEFMPRGSLENHLFRSKCLAFYFPYSLGVILQFSKVSEHSGSTHFQPLSWNLRMKIAHGAAKGLAFLHSDKAKVIYRDFKTSNILLDANYDAKLSDFGLAKDGPTGDKSHVSTRVMGTYGYAAPEYLATGHLTTKSDVYSFGVVLLEMLSGRRAVDKNRPTGEHNLVEWARPYLTSKRRIFRVLDPRLGGQYSLAKAQKAASLALQCLSVDSRNRPSMEQVVVALEQLHDAKEGGNSPRPQLQRKPSSNRSLTGSRPSSTKGNNNRPASSRPV; translated from the exons ATGGGGAACTGCTGGGGCGCCAAGATCAGCTCCgacagctcctcctcctccccttcag GGACAAATTCCAAGTATGCTAGTAGGAATGGGGCGGCCTTGAGCAGCTCCAGCAGCTATGCCTCCGCGGCGTCAGTGCCACGGAGCGAGGGTGAGATTCTGGAGTCAGCGAATGTCAAGGCCTTCTCTTTCAATGAGCTGAGGACCGCCACGAGAAACTTCCGGCCAGACAGTGTGCTAGGCGAGGGAGGGTTCGGGTCAGTCTTCAAGGGGTGGATCGATGAGAAGACCCTCACCCCAACCAAGCCTGGCACCGGGATGGTCATTGCTGTGAAGAAGCTTAATCAGGAAAGCTATCAGGGCCATAGGGAATGGCTG GCTGAAGTGAATTACCTTGGACAACTATCGCACCCGAATCTTGTAAAGCTCGTTGGGTACTGTGTTGAAGACGAACAGCGGCTTCTCGTCTACGAGTTCATGCCTCGTGGGAGTTTGGAGAATCATCTCTTTAGGAGTAAGTGCCTGGCCTTTTACTTTCCCTATTCGCTGGGTGTTATTCTACAGTTTTCTAAAGTGTCTGAACATTCAGGGAGTACACATTTCCAGCCGCTCTCCTGGAACCTTCGGATGAAAATTGCCCATGGAGCAGCTAAGGGGCTCGCGTTTCTCCACAGTGACAAGGCCAAAGTCATCTACCGTGATTTCAAAACCTCAAATATCCTCCTAGATGCG AACTACGACGCAAAGCTCTCAGATTTTGGCCTGGCGAAGGACGGACCGACCGGTGACAAGAGCCATGTGTCCACAAGGGTGATGGGGACATATGGGTATGCTGCACCAGAATACCTTGCAACAG GCCACCTGACCACGAAgagcgacgtgtacagcttcggcgtgGTCCTCCTGGAGATGCTGtcggggcggcgcgcggtggaCAAGAACCGGCCGACCGGCGAGCACAACCTGGTGGAGTGGGCGCGGCCGTACCTGACGAGCAAGCGGCGCATCTTCCGCGTGCTGGACCCCCGTCTGGGCGGGCAGTACTCCCTCGCCAAGGCCCAGAAGGCGGCGTCGCTGGCGCTGCAGTGCCTCTCGGTGGACTCGAGGAACAGGCCGAGCATGGAGCAGGTCGTCGTGGCGTTGGAGCAGCTCCACGACGCCAAGGAGGGAGGTAACAGCCCTCGCCCGCAGCTGCAGAGGAAGCCGAGCAGCAACCGGAGCCTGACCGGCTCGAGACCATCGTCGACCAAGGGGAACAACAACAGGCCCGCTTCGTCGAGACCGGTTtga
- the LOC123186895 gene encoding protein NRT1/ PTR FAMILY 6.2 encodes MGGKMEIERSSWSEDGNLVQDAVDYRGCPANRSNTGSWLGAASVVGIELCERLATMGIAVNLVTYLTDTMHLPSAESANVVTDFMGTSFLLCFLGGFLADAFLGRYLTIAIFALVQALGTGLLAVSTTIRHLRPPPCGGAAPCEEATGLQMGVLYVCLYLIALGTGGLKSSVSGFGTDQFDERDERERAAMGYFFDRFFFFISLGTLLAVTVLVYIQDHVGRSWAYGLCSGAMLVAIAVFLSGTKRYRYKRSSGSPVVHILQVLVAAARKRGLKQPLTAATLYEDRPEHARIHHTDQFRCLDSAAVMAGEEDNEVGPDGRPAPNPWKLCSVSRVEEVKMVARLMPVWATTILFWTIYAQMITFSVEQATTMDRRIGRFEIPAASLTVFFVGAIMLTLAVYDRVFIPLCRNLTGRPGFTNLEKIGIGLVLSIIGMVAAAICEKKRLTVASTATNGTTLPISVFMLIPQFLLVGAGEAFIYTGQLDFFITRSPKSMKTMSTGLFLTTLSLGFFLSSALVSLVRGATTWLGDTINHSRLNYFYWLLAVLGTLNLAAYLLCAMWATPAASSKAEQPHPATAADEKC; translated from the exons ATG GGAGGAAAAATGGAGATTGAGAGGTCATCGTGGAGCGAGGACGGCAACCTGGTTCAGGATGCGGTCGACTACCGGGGTTGCCCGGCCAACAGGTCCAACACCGGCAGCTGGCTGGGAGCGGCATCCGTGGTCGGGATCGAGCTATGCGAGCGGCTGGCCACCATGGGCATCGCGGTGAACCTGGTGACGTACCTCACGGACACCATGCACCTGCCCAGCGCCGAGTCCGCCAACGTCGTCACCGACTTCATGGGcacctccttcctcctctgcttcctcggCGGCTTCCTCGCCGACGCCTTCCTCGGCCGCTACCTCACCATCGCCATCTTTGCGCTCGTCCAGGCGCTTGGCACCGGACTCCTCGCTGTGTCGACGACCATACGCCATCTCCGCCCGCCACCCTGCGGGGGCGCAGCACCGTGCGAGGAGGCCACGGGTCTGCAGATGGGCGTGCTGTACGTGTGCCTCTACCTCATCGCGCTCGGCACCGGCGGGCTCAAGTCCAGCGTCTCCGGCTTCGGCACCGACCAGTTCGACGAGCGCGACGAGCGCGAGCGCGCCGCCATGGGATACTTCTTCGACcgtttcttcttcttcatcagcctGGGCACACTTCTCGCCGTCACCGTCCTCGTCTACATCCAGGACCATGTCGGCCGGAGCTGGGCCTACGGCCTCTGCTCTGGCGCCATGCTCGTGGCCATCGCCGTCTTCCTCTCGGGCACCAAGAGGTACCGCTACAAACGGAGCTCCGGGAGCCCGGTCGTGCACATCCTCCAGGTCCTCGTCGCCGCTGCCCGCAAGCGCGGCCTCAAGCAGCCGCTCACCGCCGCCACGCTCTATGAGGACCGCCCCGAGCACGCGAGGATCCATCACACCGACCAGTTCCGGTGCTTGGACAGCGCGGCCGTGATGGCCGGTGAGGAGGACAACGAGGTGGGGCCGGACGGGCGGCCCGCACCGAACCCGTGGAAGCTGTGCTCGGTGTCCCGCGTGGAGGAGGTGAAGATGGTGGCGAGGCTGATGCCGGTGTGGGCGACGACGATCTTGTTCTGGACCATCTATGCGCAGATGATCACCTTCTCGGTGGAGCAGGCGACCACCATGGACCGGCGCATCGGCCGCTTCGAGATCCCAGCCGCGTCGCTCACTGTCTTCTTCGTTGGCGCCATCATGCTGACCCTTGCCGTCTATGACCGCGTGTTCATCCCGCTATGCCGAAACCTCACTGGCCGGCCGGGGTTCACCAACCTGGAGAAGATCGGCATCGGCCTGGTCCTCTCCATCATCGGCATGGTCGCTGCCGCCATCTGCGAGAAGAAGCGTCTCACCGTCGCCTCCACGGCCACGAATGGGACCACTCTGCCGATCAGTGTATTCATGCTGATTCCGCAGTTCCTGCTGGTGGGCGCGGGCGAGGCCTTCATCTACACGGGGCAGCTGGACTTCTTCATCACGCGATCGCCCAAGAGCATGAAGACCATGAGCACCGGTCTCTTCCTCACCACGCTCTCCCTCGGCTtcttcctcagcagcgccctcgtCTCTCTCGTTAGGGGCGCCACCACATGGCTCGGTGACACCATCAATCACAGCCGCCTCAATTACTTCTACTGGCTCCTCGCCGTGCTTGGTACCCTCAACCTAGCCGCCTACCTCCTATGCGCCATGTGGGCCACGCCGGCCGCCAGCAGCAAGGCGGAGCAACCACATCCCGCGACAGCAGCCGACGAGAAATGCTAG
- the LOC123186896 gene encoding uncharacterized protein → MRNPTRRPLSPHLSLSPPSLSPSPPPLSPSTLLSLPGQALLAALPPAASPPRPAAAPARSVASGATWDGAADAATNRCAMDPDAEIAFDFPPYLCQYKSGRVHRPGGDAFAPTGTDPLTGVVSKDIHSIPARAHVYLPPDASAATAAAPGKLPVVVYFHGGGFVVGSPARPSGNALRGALPPGLLRLRRLEAFNGSHPVLPGAVNLMAYDASGNGFEGPVDAAAVCASLPGSCVALEPSSRGASATSGRSGWGWGGATTERDWSPRVKFSPAASQEARKMPPGEANGLRCP, encoded by the coding sequence ATGCGAAACCCCACACGTCGGCCTCTATctccacatctctctctctctcccccgtcgcTTTCTCCGTCCCCACCTCCCCTCTCCCCGTCCACTCTTCTCTCTCTCCCCGGCCAAGCACTCCTTGCTGCGCTCCCGCCCGCAGCGTCGCCTCCGCGCCCGGCCGCAGCTCCCGCCCGCAGCGTCGCCTCTGGAGCTACGTGGGACGGCGCAGCCGACGCGGCCACCAACCGCTGCGCCATGGATCCCGACGCCGAGATCGCCTTCGACTTCCCGCCCTACCTCTGCCAGTACAAGAGCGGCCGCGTGCACCGCCCGGGCGGCGACGCCTTCGCCCCCACCGGCACCGACCCGCTCACCGGCGTCGTCTCCAAGGACATCCACTCCATCCCCGCCCGCGCGCACGTCTACCTCCCGCCCGACgcctccgctgccaccgccgcgGCCCCCGGCAAGCTCCCCGTCGTCGTCTACTTCCACGGCGGCGGCTTCGTGGTCGGCTCCCCGGCCCGCCCCTCCGGCAACGCGCTGCGGGGCGCGCTCCCGCCCGGCCTCCTCCGGCTGCGCCGCCTCGAGGCGTTCAACGGCAGCCACCCGGTGCTCCCCGGCGCCGTGAACCTCATGGCGTACGACGCGTCTGGCAACGGCTTCGAAGGCCCCGTGGACGCCGCGGCGGTCTGCGCGTCCTTGCCAGGCTCGTGCGTCGCGCTGGAGCCGTCCTCGCGCGGTGCCTCGGCGACGTCGGGAAGgagcgggtgggggtgggggggggcaaCGACTGAAAGAGATTGGAGCCCCAGAGTAAAATTCTCGCCGGCAGCCTCCCAGGAGGCGAGAAAAATGCCTCCTGGGGAGGCCAACGGCTTGAGATGCCCTTAG